From Cupriavidus sp. D39:
CATAGAACAGGCGCTTTTCTTCCGCAGGCATGGTCAGCTTGCCGTCATCGCCTTGACGGAAACGAAAGTCTCCGGCAAGACGAACCCGATCCCATTCGAGACCTTTGGCCTTGTGGACCGTGGAGATGAGGTAGTCGGCACCGTCTTCAGGTGAGACGGACGCCAGTAGCCGACGCAGATAGTCGACACCGTGCTCGTCGATGAGTTTCACCAACGGGAGCAGATCCCGGCCGGCGAAGCTCTCCGCGTAATCCTGGACGTCCTCCCAGGATTCGAAGAGGGCGAGCGAGGCTGGATACTCGATCCGCTGACCGTGCTGCAGGCGCTCGGCACCGTCGACGAAGGCTGTAAGCTCGGCGAGGTTCGCACGAACGGCGACCTTGTGCCCGCGATGTAGGCCTAGTGCCAGTTGCGCGAGAACGGTCGTGTTCTTCCTACAGAGAACCGCGTCGACCGGTAGTTCGCCCGCCACGGCATCGTTGACGATGCTCGAGGCGATCGATGGCTGACCACGCACCGGCATGCCCTCGTCCATGAGACGCAGGATGCGGCTGGCAAATGACGCGATGCGATGGCCGAACCGGAAGCTCTCGGTGAGCGCATATTCGGTGGCACGGATGTGGTCCATGGCATTGACCGCGCCGCGCCATTCGTAAATCTGCTGGTAGGGATCGCCTACGTAGACGATTTGTGCTGCCTGGTGCCGGAGCACGGATAGCATGAGACCGTCCGCGTCCTGGGCCTCGTCGAACAAGATGAAGTCGGCCGGAATCATGGGGCGGCTGCGTTCCCATAATTTCAGGTAGATGTCATGGCTGATCGACGCGGGAGATGACGGGTTGATGGACTCTGCCCAGAGGCACTCCACATACGGCAACAGTTCGGCGCGGATGGCATCGGCCGCCTCGTCGGTCACGACGGGATCAACCGGGATGTGCCAGGCTTCGGGGAGGCCTGCGCCGACCGGCAGAACCGAGCGACGCCATCACCGACCATCCGGGCGAGCTTGCTGGCACTCAACTCCAGGTCCTTGCCGATCGCCGTTGGGACGCGCAGGGCAGAGAGGCCGTAGCGCAAGGCTCGCTGGTAGGGCGGCTCAACCGGATTGCGTAATTTGCGCGTGATCTCCGGGGCGACGGCCCGGTAGGCCCACGAGTGGAAGGTCTGGCAGCGGGTGTTCGCCGGGAACTTGCGCTGCGCCTCGTTCGCGATCTCTCGGTTAAAAGCGAGATAGAGGCCGCGGGCTCGGGCGCGAGCGTCGGCCGCAAGGCACAGGGTCGATGTCTTTCCTGCGCCGGCGTAGGCCTTCACCTTCACTGGCTTGCCGGTTCGGACTGCCTCTACGACGGCGTGCTGCTCATCAGTCGGCCTCATCATGCCAGTCTCAGTCTCATCGGCGTTTGGACATGGGGGCGGGGCGCGCTTCCACAATTGCCTGATACGCAGCTCGCGCCGCGGCGCTCCTGCGCTCCCCTTCGCCGGTCACGCTTTCGACGACATAGATATAGTATGTCGGCGAGGTCGGGCCAACCCAGGCTTCCCACCGCGCGCGGATCACGGCGCGGACTGTCTCAGGTTGCGCGAAGTACATCCTGCGGCCGTGCCGCCAATGCCTGGCGTCCAATTCGCGCATGGTGCGCTCCAAACGGTCAGCCCTTCTTTGGCGGCGGGTGATCTCCTCCGTCGCATCGTGCTGCTCAGCCTGGATGTGCTCGCTAAACAGCGGATACCGCGCTTGCTCCCTCTGCAGCTTGCGCGCGAACGCAGCCTGTCGGCGCTGGTTAAAGTCGATGGGTTGGTAACGTTCGCGGCGGGTGAATCGCATAGTGTCGAAGTATTGTTGGGTAGTTCTAGCCTACCGGCCCGCCAGCGTTGTCAAGGCGGGCGCAGCTTTCCAGAGAGCATTTTGGCGCGAGATTGGGTGGCGTCAGCCTTGGAAAGCTGTATGATTTCGCGTCGCTTTTACGGTAAGCCGCTTCGATGAGAGAGGTTTCGCTCGGCCCGCGTCCCGCCTCGGAGCGGGAGATGGTCTCGCCTGGGGGCGAGTACTATCAGGCCCTGACCACGATTGATGCCTTCGCCTTCCGGCGTATGTTGGACCGCGTGTTCTGGCATCCCGAGCCGGAGGTACTGCGGTTCGAGGTGCGAGCGAACCCATCCCCTTTGGGCAGCATCTATGACGTGGTTGCCCTGGTGTCGGACACCGGGGAGGCCTGGTTCAACAGAGACCTAATTCCTGGTCGTTGGGACTATGTCGCATTCTCGGAAATTGGTTGGGGAATGGCCAAGCTGTACCGGCAAGAGGCCATCAATGCCGGCCGAATCCGCGAGGAGGATGGCTCAGCCGTCGGCGGCAGGCCGATGCCGGATTTCACGCATCTGCAGGATCCGGCTGAGCGCGAACGCTACCGTTGGGCGCTCATCAACCACCTGCGCAGGCAAGGGCGATCGGACTAGCATGGTCTTCCACCGTTGGCGGCTTTGCGGTATTCTCTCGGCAATTCTCGCGTCGTAGACGCATCGACCCCGCCATCTCCGCGATGGCTAGCATAACTGCCCGGTCCACGCCGGCAGTCTTCAACCCCTCGGGACTCACGTCCCGGATGGGCGTGTTCCCTCTCCGGAGCATTCCCATGCAATTCGTTTCCCAACAGGCATCACCGCCGTCGCGTATTGCTGCAGCCCACGCTGGCTCTTGCGATCGTGCTCGACACGCCGCCATCGAAATCACCCGCCGGTTTGTGCTGTCCAAGCTTGCCTTGGACCGCAAGCCTGTCGGTGCCGTGGTGTTGCGCAAGAGCTTCCAGGTGTCCGAAGCCGGCCGCCTGACTGCTACCAGTGTTCAGACCATGGATGCCGCGCTCAACGCGGTGATGGCCTTCGCTGAAAGCTGCGACATGGATGACCTCGCGGCTGAGCTTCTCCTGCTCAATCTGTACGGCTGCCTGGGAAGGCGGGCGGTGCCGCTGCCCGGTCTCGAGCTAGCGTTCTTTAAAGGCTGGTGCGAGTTCCGCTTCGACGCCGAGCTCGGCAACAAGCTGCTTGCGTTCGTCGAGAAGCATGGCGGCCAATTCTTGATGGACCACTACTGATTCGTCTCTTCTCTTTCCAACCGTGGGGCTTGCCCCCATGGGCCAAGCTCCCTCCACGCGGAGCCATCATGATCTTTTCCACGCGTTTCGCCGCCGGCGTTGTTGTCGCGCTGATGCTGGACCTGCTGTCGGTCCTGTACTGCCTGATGGCGACGCGGGACGACGCTGTTCTGTTGCAGCAAATGCTGTCGTGCGCGGCCATAGGCGCGCTGCTTCTGGTTGGCTGTCTGCTCCGGGCGCTAGCTACGCTGGACGCCGGCAATAGTCAGATCGGCCAGGCGTAAGGCCGGTCGTTCTCACTCTCACCCACTGGGGAACGCCCCCAGTGGGGCTTCCCGGACGTTACTACTTGGAAGCCACAATGAACCTTCTCCCCATCCGGATCGAAGTCGGACCCGTCCCTGCCGAAGAGGCGTGCGCTCAGGTTGGCGATCCCGACTATGTGGCGCGCTCGCGTAGCGAGACCGCCGTCTATATGCGCCAGCTGCAGCGGATCTTCGGCTTTCCGCCGCCAGAGCAACTGACATTTCAACGGCAGGGCTTTTCTCATGACCTTGGACGGTACTACGAGGTTGTCGCGTGCATGAGCCGTCGCGGCGAAAGTCGCTTTGACGAATCGAAGCTGCCAACGACCTGGGACCATATTGCCCGCGCGGAACTCACCTGGACTCTGCTGAGCCGGCGATACCGTGAGGAATGCTGGACTGGCATGCGCGCGCCGGATGAGGTGCCGCTCCTGTATCTCGGTGCGGTACCTGACTTTCCCGACCATCCCGTCGCCTACTGGATGGCGCTGGGCTGGACGCCAACGGCGGCAGCGCCGGCGCTTGCTTACCACTGACCCATAACACATTCTTTTGACCCGTCCGGGGGCGATTCCCGAACGGGAGCGCTTCCGGCTTTTCATTGACAAAGCCATGTACAACGCAATTGTTTCCAAGTTCGTCGAGGCCCAGAAGGTTGCCGAGGCGGCCTATCAAACTGCAGTCGACTTTGAGAGGGCGCAGCTGCCAGGGCTGGAGTCGCACCTCTACAGCGCGCAAGTTCGTAGTGGCTACTCCACGGCGCGAGAACTCTCTTCGTTTTGCGAGCACGTAGCGGGATGCATCCTGATGCGCGCTAGTAAGGAGTTCGCGCCCCAATCCACCCAAGTTAAGCAGCGCAAAGAAGGCCGCGATTGATCAACGCAAGGTCTTGACACGTGAGGAGATTTGAGCGGCCGCCGCCCTGCTTGCGCAGTTTTTTGCGCAAGCAGGGCGGCGGCCAATAGAGGATCATTTTTCGATCCTCGCTTGGCTCTCATGCCCCTGTCCGATTTGTTCGCTACGCTTACCGAATATCTGCACACCAAGGATTTTCACGATCTTGCCCGCCATCCCAAACGTCCCGCTGCCTTCACCCGCCGGCGCAAGCTTACCCTGCCGACACTGATCGCTTTCATGCTCGGCAACTTGCGCATGGGCGTACAAGCCGAACTCGATCAATTCTTCGCCGCGCTCGCCCGCCAGAACACTTTGTGCCGGTGCATCAGTGAACAAGCCTTCGCCCAGGCTCGCAGCAAACTCAGCGGCGATGTCTTTGCTCACCTCAATGACTGGCTGCTTCAGCAAGTGTCCAACCATTTGCCGCGCTGGCATGGCTTTCGGCTGGTCGCCGCGGACGCCTCACACCTGCGTTTCGCCATCCGCCACAGCCATCTCCCTCGAGCCGCCACCCGCGATCAACTCGCCTTCGGCCTGTACTTGCCCGGTGCCGAGATCACGCTCGCCGCCTCACTGCACAGCGTGCACGAGAACGAACGCCAGATCCTGTTCGAGCATCTGGATCGCCTGCAATCCGACGACTTGCTCTTGCTTGACCGCGGCTACCCCGCCCGCTGGCTGGTGGCCGTGCTCAACGAACGAAAAATCCCTTTCTGCATGCGCGCCGACGGCAGCGGCTTTACCGCCGTGCGACACTTCGTCCGCTCCGGCCGCGACGAGGCCATCGTCACGCTCCCGGCTCCAACCCGCAATGACGCGCGCGACTATGAATGTGCGGCTACCCCACAGACCGTCCGGCTGATCCGGCAGATCTCGCCAGCCGGTAAGGTGCGCGTGCTCATCACCAATCTGCTCGACATGCACCGCTATCCGGCTGCCACCTTCCGCGATCTCTATCACCAGCGCTGGCGCCTCGAGGAGGCTTTCAAACGCCTCAAACACCGTATGGCACTCGAACATCTGTCCGGTCTCTCGCAGTTGGTTGCCAGGCAGGACTTTGGCGCCAAAATCCTCTGCGACAATCTCCACGCCCTGTGCTGCCTCACCGCCGCGCAGGAACATGCCATTGACTCGGACCATCGGATCAACCGGACCTACGCCATCACTGCCCTCAAACGTGTCCTGCCTGCGGCGCTGCTCGGCCTGCGATGGGCCAAGGCTGCTCTGAATGAAACCTTGACCTTGATCGCAACACGTATCCATCGCGTGCGACCGGATCGCGCCAAGCCTCGACCGCCTCGTCATAAGCCTCATCGACATGCCGCCTATAAGGCTTGCTGAGGGAGGCTTAACTTGGGTGGATTGGTTCGCGCCCCCGGCGCTTGCCTGAAGCTTGACGCATCCGAAGAGCGTAAGCGAGCGGGCCTGGACATCGGCAACGCATTGGACCGCGGCAGCATTCCAGACCTCGATGCCTACTGGGACTCCCTTCGTCGGCAATACGACGCTGGCGGTGGCGCAATGGCAGCCTATCAGCAAGCGGCGCAGACCATGATTCGCTGCTTTGGCTTGGCGCGAAAGACGGAGGTTCAGCGCACGGCGTCAGCGGTCGTGCTTCGTAAGGGCGCCACCTCGGAGGCGGCGCCCGGTGGCCGCGGCACGCGCCGGCTTGGCTACTACAGCTACGACCACACAGCTCAGTGCCTCCAAGCACTGGCCACGTTCGCAGGGACGGTCGGCAATGATCTGCTAATCCGACAGTTGAGCGCGATCAGCGTGTATCAAATCGAGTACAACTACCGCGAGAAGAGGCAAATGTCGGGGCTTGACATCGTCTTTTTCAAGGACCAATGGGAGTTTCGTTTGTCGCACCAGCTTGCCGACGATCTGATGCTCTTCATTGGCGAGCACGGCGCGGCCTTCCTGGCCGAGCGCGATTAATCATCGCAATCCATTTACCCTCGGGGGCATCCCGATGGGGTGCTCCCATGACCCGGAGCACCACTATGTACAACATTGTTGCAAACGCATTCAAGGCGGCCCAGGAGAGCCGCCGCGAGGCCTACCAGCTTGCGCACAATATTGAGATGTCCCGGCTACCGGCCAGTGACATGGACGCGATCAAAGTGCCGTTGCCCCTGGAGCGCGAGCGCGAGTTGTTCGGCTTCTATAAGCGGCTGGTGACCAAGATGGTGGCCAAGGCATCCGAGCAGTTCGCGCCACCGGAAGCGCCCCTTGCCATCGACGAGACGCGTCTTCTGCTCGACGGCAAACACAACGTTTGGGATCTGATTGAGATGGGCCGTGAGCCCGATCTCGATGTCCTCTGGGGCCTGCTGGTGCAGGTGTATTCCCAAGAGGGGGCGAGGGTCGCCTACAAGCAGGCTGCGGCGGTGTTGGTGAACGCCTTTGGCGCTTGCGAGACGCTACCGGTGAAGTGCACCCGCGGTGTGGCGATCCTCCGTGCGGACCTGTTGTCTGAGGTGGTCGACACGGCAACGCACACGCGCCGGTTGCTGCCGGCCGCGGCTCATGAGGCAGGGCGTTTGTTCCTGTCGCTCGCAGCAGCTGCTGAGATCGGAGGGCATCAGGCGACGGCTGCCAGTCTGCGGCAGTTCCAACTGTCGCAGAGTTTCGTCACGCCGCAGCGCCGCACGTTCCCGGAGCTTGACGTTGTCCAGTTCAACACGCGCTGGAAATTCCGTCTGTCCCACTGCCTGTGGGATTCCGTCTCGGGCTTTCTGCAAGAGCATTCGCGCTCTGCCTCGGCAGTTGAGTGAGAGCCGCCATGCACAAGACATTTCGAGATAAGGACGGCAACCTCGTCGAGGTTGTATCGGTCGTGATCGCTCCGCTTGCCGGTGGCGATTCACTCGCCCTCACATGGGATGCGTTCTCAGACCAGTGTACGCCGGCGGAGGACCGCGCCTATCGGCGCGTCCAGGTGACGCTCGAAGAGCCGGCGGAGCTTTCCTTGCCGGCCTACTCGAACGGGACGCGGTGGAACAGCTGGTTGGTTCCTGAGCTTCCTTTGTCGAGTATCCGGCAGCTTGCCCAGCTGATTCCCGACGTTGTAGAGGTCGACGACGCGGGGACGGCATTCGTGCGGGATGGCGAAGATGTCATCCCCGTGGCCACGACGGAGATTGAGGTCGGCGGCGAGAGGATCCTGACGTACTGCATCGAAGGATGGTGCTGGGAACTCGCCACAACGACCTGATGACATTTTGAGAAATATCCATTTCATTTGCCCCGCCTTGTGCGGGGCTTTTTCGTTTCTGGAGTCTCTATGAATCATTGGTACGAACCTTTGCGCAGCCTTGTGAGCCTCGGCTCGCAGGCTGGCAAGATCGCAAATATGGGCGAGCTGCACGCCGCCAGGCAGCAGCATCTCTCCCAATTCTTCACCCCCGACTTGATCGCGCGCTTGATGTGGTCGGTCGTGGCCGATTGGACGCCGAATCGCAAGGTGTCGATTCTGGACAACTCGGTAGGCTCCGGCCGCCTCTTACAGTTCGCCGACCCCGCTCGACACGTGGTTTTCGGTGTTGACGTGCATGTACCAACGATCGAAGCGGTGCAGGGAACGTTCGAGGCCGCGGGTTTCGAAGGAAGCTTTCGGCACGCGGGAATGGAAGACATTCACCCAACGCGGTTCGACGTGGCCTTGATCAATCCGCCGTTCTCGATCCACCTGGAGTCTCCTCACCTGAAGCCCTTTGGGCTGACGCATTGGGGGCGGTTTGGGCCGAACACCAGTGCGGTCAGCCACGAGTATGCGCTGCAGCAGGCGCTGGATGCCGCACAGGTTGTCGTGGCCTTGCTGCCCATGAGTTTCGTCGAACGGACCCTCGAGGCCGAGCTGCATAGCTGGACAGATCCCGCAGTCGACATGCTCACGCGGCTCGTCGGTGTATTCGAGTTGCCAGCCAATGCCTTTCGGGAGGAGGGTGCGGAAGTGCGCACAGGAATTGCCGTGTTTGGGCGGTATCGCAGCCACGGCAAGAAGGTGGTCCGGGAGAAGGTCAAAACCCTGGATTCGGCTTTGCCTACCCTGGATCTAAATTGGGACGATCGCAAGTATGGTGA
This genomic window contains:
- a CDS encoding UvrD-helicase domain-containing protein; the protein is MTDEAADAIRAELLPYVECLWAESINPSSPASISHDIYLKLWERSRPMIPADFILFDEAQDADGLMLSVLRHQAAQIVYVGDPYQQIYEWRGAVNAMDHIRATEYALTESFRFGHRIASFASRILRLMDEGMPVRGQPSIASSIVNDAVAGELPVDAVLCRKNTTVLAQLALGLHRGHKVAVRANLAELTAFVDGAERLQHGQRIEYPASLALFESWEDVQDYAESFAGRDLLPLVKLIDEHGVDYLRRLLASVSPEDGADYLISTVHKAKGLEWDRVRLAGDFRFRQGDDGKLTMPAEEKRLFY
- a CDS encoding IS4 family transposase, which encodes MPLSDLFATLTEYLHTKDFHDLARHPKRPAAFTRRRKLTLPTLIAFMLGNLRMGVQAELDQFFAALARQNTLCRCISEQAFAQARSKLSGDVFAHLNDWLLQQVSNHLPRWHGFRLVAADASHLRFAIRHSHLPRAATRDQLAFGLYLPGAEITLAASLHSVHENERQILFEHLDRLQSDDLLLLDRGYPARWLVAVLNERKIPFCMRADGSGFTAVRHFVRSGRDEAIVTLPAPTRNDARDYECAATPQTVRLIRQISPAGKVRVLITNLLDMHRYPAATFRDLYHQRWRLEEAFKRLKHRMALEHLSGLSQLVARQDFGAKILCDNLHALCCLTAAQEHAIDSDHRINRTYAITALKRVLPAALLGLRWAKAALNETLTLIATRIHRVRPDRAKPRPPRHKPHRHAAYKAC